From Phaeodactylum tricornutum CCAP 1055/1 chromosome 23, whole genome shotgun sequence, one genomic window encodes:
- a CDS encoding predicted protein — MQPLQEDGERPAPDPLAAPDDTNNNNNNKDYDDYSPAHTHLKTYTAGEDKSRLQQAARELGLRQARQPRRQVRKVHDFHQNPVSIQAFWNALWNSATEDARMRAVYVPPHYDAQGMLLGDYYHDNIDDDDYFFRHAPSQPDTELGPSRPPLSSSSAVDSHGEPLGGGNLTAAVLGIVKGMVGPAILYLPHGFATAGYLVALPIVMVCTLLFLYSSRCLLDAWKIEQEKVSPPQSRESDTSSSNERTALLPHHRPRQFLSYPELAYRALGPSGERTVQLGIALMQSGVCLTYLIFVPQNLHSSWLHLTNQSVAPSYWLIVMLGVQVPLSWIRDIRKFTPTNLLANGLILYGLVTCIGFALDEASQPWQPVAAVVDPAAVHDSPWANIGQHFAALQPWAADWFLFVGTSVLLFEGSITLLVPLQEAVDDEQQRAQFPAVYQRVILSIVGFYVVFGLTCWMAFGPDVQTVLTTSLPNTNLATTVQLAYSVAVLLTFPLQNFPALEIACRGIQSQVRKRTHLAVSRNVTSSVLVCLLGAVAVWTMDDLDKVVSLMGSLLGCPIAFCFPPLIHSRLDPNLSIQRLWANRIVAGLGVVAMVLASAVTLITW; from the exons ATGCAGCCGTTACAGGAAGACGGCGAACGTCCAGCACCGGATCCACTCGCGGCTCCGGacgataccaacaacaacaacaacaacaaggactACGACGACTACTCTCCCGCTCACACACATCTCAAAACGTACACGGCGGGAGAAGACAAATCGCGACTCCAACAAGCGGCTCGGGAACTCGGACTTCGTCAAGCTCGTCAGCCGCGACGGCAAGTCCGCAAGGTCCACGACTTTCACCAGAACCCCGTATCCATACAGGCTTTCTGGAATGCTCTCTGGAACTCGGCGACGGAAGACGCGCGCATGCGAGCCGTCTATGTCCCACCGCACTACGATGCCCAAGGAATGCTGCTCGGGGATTACTACCACGACaacatcgacgacgacgattaCTTCTTCCGACACGCCCCGTCGCAGCCCGATACGGAACTCGGACCCTCCCGACCTCccttgtcgtcttcgtccgccGTAGATTCACACGGTGAACCACTCGGCGGGGGAAATTTGACCGCTGCCGTCCTCGGAATCGTCAAAGGCATGGTCGGTCCGGCGATCTTGTATCTACCCCACGGATTCGCCACCGCCGGATACCTAGTAGCTCTCCCTATCGTCATGGTTTGTACCCTGCTCTTTTTGTACTCCTCCCGCTGTCTACTGGATGCCTGGAAGATCGAACAGGAAAAAGTATCGCCACCGCAATCTCGAGAAAGTGACACATCGTCCTCCAACGAACGTACCGCACTACTCCCACATCACCGTCCACGGCAGTTCTTGTCCTACCCGGAACTCGCCTACCGAGCTCTCGGACCTTCCGGAGAACGGACCGTCCAACTCGGAATCGCACTCATGCAATCCGGCGTCTGTTTGACCTACCTCATATTCGTACCACAAAATCTACACTCCTCCTGGTTGCACCTCACCAATCAGTCCGTCGCGCCCTCCTACTGGTTGATTGTCATGTTGGGTGTCCAGGTACCTCTTTCCTGGATACGGGATATTCGCAAATTTACACCCACCAATTTGCTCGCCAACGGACTCATCCTTTACGGACTCGTCACCTGCATTGGCTTTGCTCTGGACGAAGCCTCACAACCCTGGCAACCGGTTGCGGCTGTTGTGGACCCGGCAGCCGTCCACGACAGTCCCTGGGCCAATATTGGACAACATTTCGCAGCCCTGCAACCGTGGGCTGCCGACTGGTTCCTCTTTGTCGGTACCAGT GTCCTGCTTTTTGAAGGATCCATTACGCTCCTGGTGCCGCTGCAGGAAGCCGTGGATGACGAACAGCAACGTGCCCAATTCCCGGCCGTCTACCAACGCGTGATTCTCAGTATTGTTGGCTTTTACGTCGTCTTTGGCCTGACCTGCTGGATGGCCTTTGGTCCCGACGTGCAAACCGTCTTGACAACCTCGCTGCCCAACACCAACCTCGCCACGACCGTGCAACTGGCGTACTCAGTCGCCGTCTTGCTCACATTTCCGTTACAAAATTTCCCTGCTCTAGAAATTGCCTGTCGCGGAATCCAATCACAAGTCCGCAAACGTACGCATCTGGCAGTTTCCCGGAACGTGACGAGTTCTGTCCTGGTCTGTTTGCTCGGTGCCGTGGCTGTCTGGACCATGGATGATCTCGACAAGGTCGTATCGCTTATGGGATCACTTTTGGGTTGTCCGATTGCCTTTTGTTTTCCACCGCTGATTCATTCGCGCCTCGATCCCAATCTATCGATCCAGCGATTGTGGGCCAACCGGATTGTGGCCGGCTTGGgtgtcgtcgccatggtACTGGCGTCCGCCGTGACACTCATTACGTGGTAG
- a CDS encoding predicted protein — MAPNKVLWLANFAQLEAFASKHGHCLVPFTSETRQLAKWTTSQRTGKLESWQKEKLTSIGFNWKSKKERQDEEWESLRRKLEQYGASHGHLRVPLTNGSDPVLGTWVANQRKLHNQGKLRADRIQILSEMGFVW; from the coding sequence ATGGCGCCAAATAAAGTGCTTTGGTTAGCAAACTTTGCTCAACTAGAGGCCTTCGCTTCGAAACACGGTCACTGCCTAGTTCCGTTTACGAGTGAAACACGACAATTGGCAAAGTGGACCACCAGCCAACGCACAGGCAAACTGGAATCGTGGCAGAAGGAAAAGCTAACGAGTATCGGTTTTAATTGgaaatcgaagaaagaaCGTCAGGACGAAGAATGGGAGAGTTTGCGTAGGAAGCTCGAGCAGTATGGTGCCTCCCACGGACATTTGCGCGTCCCGTTGACAAATGGGAGCGATCCAGTGCTCGGGACGTGGGTCGCCAATCAACGCAAACTCCACAACCAAGGAAAGCTCCGCGCAGATCGAATTCAGATCTTGTCTGAAATGGGCTTTGTTTGG
- a CDS encoding predicted protein, with translation MTCGTATGDWHLLGVSGSRSSCLSSGAGRKSTPWLHKEAVVNGTRTHWVEAGRQGDPLVVLLHGFPAFWYTWSSTIIVLADAGYRVVAPDLRGVNLSERVGVGFDLHTLSEDCSELLDMLEVEKCILVGHDWGGMIAAATAARFPYRVEKVVLLHSVPMQALELSRLPWSHRIRLRSLVFFSKFTWLARTVFSFHRAWLLSRYIQGTGVDDRTLDVYRDALGRPGSIFCWMQYIRTLPTSLEQANKLGKILSPVLFVSGRHVLTVNTTDEEECSSLWLPSDCYRRLNEWVEGSIETVTLPSCGNWSPHDAPDELNQVLLRFCAKKP, from the coding sequence atgaCTTGCGGAACGGCAACGGGAGACTGGCATTTGCTTGGTGTCAGCGGCTCGCGGAGTTCCTGCTTGTCCTCCGGCGCCGGTCGGAAGAGCACCCCTTGGTTGCATAAGGAAGCCGTTGTCAATGGAACACGTACGCACTGGGTGGAAGCAGGACGGCAGGGAGACCCGCTGGTTGTTTTGTTGCACGGGTTTCCTGCGTTTTGGTACACTTGGAGCAGTACCATCATAGTGTTGGCCGACGCGGGGTATCGTGTCGTCGCTCCGGACTTGAGAGGCGTCAATTTGTCGGAACGAGTGGGCGTCGGGTTCGATTTGCATACGCTTTCGGAAGATTGCTCCGAACTGTTGGACATGCTAGAGGTCGAGAAGTGTATTCTCGTAGGTCACGATTGGGGTGGAATGATTGCTGCTGCGACGGCAGCGCGATTTCCCTATCGAGTGGAAAAGGTTGTCTTGCTGCATTCGGTTCCCATGCAAGCACTGGAGCTTTCGCGTCTTCCGTGGTCTCATCGGATACGATTAAGGTCACTGGTTTTTTTCAGCAAATTTACCTGGCTGGCACGCACCGTATTCTCCTTCCACCGTGCTTGGTTACTGTCTCGATATATTCAAGGAACTGGCGTCGACGACCGTACTTTGGACGTATATCGCGACGCCCTTGGTCGTCCCGGATCCATCTTTTGTTGGATGCAGTACATCCGAACCCTGCCAACATCACTGGAGCAAGCGAACAAACTGGGAAAAATACTGAGTCCGGTACTTTTTGTTTCCGGACGACacgtattgactgtgaataccaCCGATGAGGAGGAGTGCTCCTCACTGTGGTTACCCAGCGATTGCTACCGCCGTCTAAACGAGTGGGTGGAAGGATCAATAGAAACCGTGACCTTGCCCTCCTGTGGGAACTGGTCGCCACACGATGCGCCCGACGAATTGAACCaagttttgctgagattctGCGCAAAGAAGCCGTAG
- a CDS encoding predicted protein: protein MRGIFFAASTLVLGIASFRATDAQDVSCQLVRQPNGSVEYVCDQVREPMRPPLVPDGQTYQQGPVEKYYLQQPAEDVNASANATIPILRRVGVPPFDTPLQACQGSCGSDADCATGLVCLDQLDRPRDGSVQGCSGNGRLTMSVCVVPGSEVDLKIGSLSLEKCQGTCSSDDDCAGGLACFRRQGTETVPGCLERDVSESNFCHDPNETLARLAFVGAAPHSQSSLLPTCSGSCSSDWDCVRGSNCFRRDGTESVPGCEGRGLSGANYCYIAPEGSLLLVGDGVTYIQYPLRQCEGHCIADIDCESGLKCFRREGSEHIPGCDGEGADRTNYCYQPFPDTSGPTDGPTLAPLSVSPSNSPSLILTLDPTNSLGSRGGESESPSTPTSDMPSISPSDEPSMIPSDTPSMVPSDVPSMLPSDAPSMIPSDSPSDTPSDVPSDVPSVLPSFSPSMRPSDTPSTMPSDTPTDVPSDAPSDSPSDVPSDVPSDAPSDVPSDVPSDAPSDVPSDTPSDVPSDVPSDTPSDVPSDVPSDTPSAVPSDVPSGNPSDVPSETPSDVPSDTPSDVPSDVPSDVPSDVPSDVPSDVPSDVPSDTPSDVPSDVPSDTPSDLPSDVPSDVPSTMPSSTLGGTSSNGPVTGKGSLAPTGSFSGESSGRPSKTPGVMVELSARPSESFTPSPTTFPVLLPSKVPSIAPSRTETVAPSTAFPTETSSSLPTLTTTVSSAPTQMCSMSASERASTIMGILEEDFNDVSSPQFRAVEWLVQIDPLSLCPGDENLEQRYILAVLYFQTGGEWWTRCSPMSAEVCDQGEAFLSGANECAWGGVNCDSSSRVTALHLDSNNLSGSLPSELGRLAYLVELDMDDNELTGSIPRILGQLSFLEIVDLDDNQLTGSIPEELYSVSSLEILDLDINQLTGTISTLIGNLVNLYYLQIDSNKFTGSIPSEVGTLTRLEYFSMTDIQIAEALPDSLCSRDTLLLFGDCEVCVVEDCCTACLAKETTP, encoded by the coding sequence ATGCGCGGTATCTTCTTCGCAGCATCCACGCTGGTTCTCGGCATCGCTTCCTTTCGGGCGACCGATGCCCAGGACGTCAGCTGCCAGTTGGTTCGTCAACCCAATGGCAGCGTTGAATACGTATGTGACCAAGTAAGGGAGCCAATGCGGCCTCCCCTCGTCCCAGACGGCCAAACCTATCAACAAGGCCCGGTAGAAAAGTACTACCTTCAACAACCGGCGGAAGATGTGAATGCATCGGCAAACGCTACCATTCCAATCTTACGTCGTGTAGGCGTCCCGCCATTTGATACTCCTCTACAGGCTTGCCAAGGAAGCTGTGGAAGTGACGCAGATTGCGCGACTGGACTCGTGTGTCTTGATCAGTTGGATCGGCCGCGAgatggaagcgtccaaggATGTTCCGGTAACGGTCGCCTGACTATGAGCGTGTGTGTGGTACCGGGTTCGGAAGTTGATCTCAAGATTGGATCGTTGTCGTTAGAAAAGTGCCAGGGGACCTGTTCTTCAGACGATGATTGTGCTGGTGGCCTCGCTTGTTTCCGGCGCCAAGGAACGGAAACCGTACCAGGTTGTCTCGAACGTGATGTGAGCGAGTCTAACTTCTGCCATGATCCCAACGAAACCTTGGCAAGATTAGCTTTCGTGGGTGCGGCCcctcactcacagtcatcgCTACTTCCTACATGCTCTGGATCCTGTTCATCAGATTGGGACTGCGTTCGCGGCAGTAATTGCTTTCGTCGAGATGGCACGGAATCCGTTCCTGGATGTGAAGGAAGAGGACTCAGTGGAGCCAATTATTGTTACATTGCTCCGGAGGGGTCTTTGCTTCTGGTCGGCGATGGTGTAACATACATACAATATCCATTGAGACAATGCGAAGGACATTGTATTGCCGATATCGATTGCGAAAGTGGTTTGAAATGCTTTCGACGCGAAGGTTCGGAACATATTCCTGGTTGTGACGGAGAGGGCGCGGATCGAACCAACTACTGTTACCAACCATTTCCGGATACTTCCGGTCCAACGGATGGCCCTACACTGGCACCGCTTTCAGTCTCCCCATCCAATTCTCCTTCTTTAATCCTAACGCTTGATCCCACCAATAGCTTGGGATCTCGAGGTGGCGAATCCGAGTCCCCTTCGACACCGACATCAGATATGCCGTCGATATCACCATCAGATGAACCTTCAATGATACCTTCTGATACGCCGTCAATGGTACCGTCTGACGTGCCTTCGATGCTGCCGTCCGACGCACCCTCGATGATTCCATCTGATAGTCCCTCAGACACGCCATCTGATGTTCCTTCGGACGTGCCTTCGGTGTTGCCCTCTTTTTCACCTTCTATGAGGCCTTCTGATACTCCTTCGACAATGCCATCGGATACTCCTACCGACGTCCCCTCAGATGCCCCCTCTGATTCACCGTCAGATGTTCCCTCCGACGTTCCATCAGATGCACCTTCTGATGTTCCCTCCGACGTCCCTTCAGATGCACCTTCTGACGTCCCTTCAGATACCCCCTCTGATGTTCCCTCTGACGTCCCTTCAGATACCCCTTCTGATGTCCCCTCTGACGTCCCTTCAGATACACCTTCTGCCGTACCCTCTGATGTCCCTTCAGGTAACCCTTCTGACGTCCCTTCAGAAACCCCCTCTGACGTCCCTTCAGATACCCCTTCTGATGTTCCCTCTGACGTTCCCTCTGACGTTCCCTCTGATGTCCCCTCCGACGTCCCTTCAGATGTGCCCTCTGACGTCCCTTCAGATACCCCTTCTGATGTTCCCTCTGATGTCCCTTCTGATACTCCCTCCGATCTCCCATCCGACGTGCCGTCTGATGTACCGTCCACGATGCCGTCTTCTACGTTAGGTGGTACCTCATCTAATGGGCCAGTAACGGGAAAGGGCAGTCTAGCACCAACCGGTAGCTTTTCGGGTGAGTCGAGTGGAAGGCCTTCTAAGACTCCTGGTGTGATGGTTGAATTGAGCGCAAGGCCAAGCGAGTCTTTTACCCCATCTCCGACTACTTTCCCAGTACTCCTTCCTTCAAAAGTACCGTCAATAGCTCCATCTCGCACTGAGACCGTTGCTCCGAGCACAGCCTTCCCCACTGAGACTTCGTCATCACTGCCCACTTTGACTACGACTGTGTCTTCAGCTCCGACACAAATGTGCAGTATGTCCGCATCAGAGCGCGCAAGCACCATCATGGgaattttggaagaggaCTTTAACGATGTGAGCAGTCCTCAGTTCCGGGCGGTGGAGTGGTTGGTGCAAATAGATCCTCTTTCGCTTTGCCCAGGAGATGAGAACTTGGAGCAACGATACATTTTGGCTGTGCTGTATTTCCAAACCGGTGGAGAATGGTGGACACGATGTTCACCTATGAGTGCTGAAGTTTGCGACCAGGGTGAAGCTTTTTTGAGTGGCGCAAATGAATGTGCCTGGGGTGGAGTCAATTGCGATTCTTCGAGTCGTGTGACGGCTCTTCACTTGGATTCAAACAACTTATCGGGTAGTTTGCCCAGCGAGTTGGGTCGTTTGGCATATTTGGTCGAACTGGAcatggacgacaacgagcTGACGGGTTCCATACCGCGGATTCTGGGACagctttcttttttggaaattgttgaCCTGGACGACAACCAATTGACGGGAAGCATCCCGGAAGAATTGTACAGTGTCAGCTCGCTGGAGATTTTGGATCTGGATATTAACCAATTGACAGGAACTATTTCTACCCTCATTGGCAATCTGGTAAATCTGTACTATTTGCAGATTGACTCGAACAAATTTACGGGCAGCATACCGTCCGAGGTGGGCACTCTGACTCGTCTCGAATACTTCTCCATGACCGATATTCAAATAGCCGAGGCTCTACCCGACTCGTTATGCAGCCGCGATACCTTGCTTTTGTTCGGAGATTGTGAGGTTTGTGTGGTAGAAGACTGCTGCACCGCTTGTCTCGCCAAGGAGACAACTCCGTAA